The following coding sequences are from one Clostridia bacterium window:
- a CDS encoding FAD-dependent oxidoreductase — protein MPKQSPEVRRSNFKEVALGLEPEQAVREAKRCIQCKNRPCVGGCPVEIQIPDFVSLIAEGKFAEAEAKIKEKNSLPAICGRVCPQESQCESLCTLGKKFKPVSIGALERFVADWSREHRTDEPDCGHDADGPAATSELPAATSEPAVATSELPAATSEPAAAAVSPDGFDPSKCRVAVVGSGPAGLTCAADLAMMGYRVDLFESLHDTGGVLRYGIPEFRLPKAIVDKEVEYVRTLGVRIFPNVVVGLTLDLNEMLESGEYQAAFIGAGAGLPFFLGIPGENLNGVYSANEFLTRVNLMKAYRFPEYDTPINLGKRVAVVGAGNVAMDSARTSLRLGAEDVKIVYRRSRTEMPARLEEIENAEEEGVELMLLTNPTRIISDGRGAVSGMECARMELGEEDASGRRRPVVVPGSEFVIDVDTVIVAVGQGPNPLLIRTMKGLTLDRRGNISASDEHGATSIPGVWAAGDIVSGAATVISAMGGGKRSARGIDAWLRSRH, from the coding sequence ATGCCCAAGCAGTCGCCCGAAGTTCGCCGAAGCAACTTCAAGGAGGTTGCGCTGGGGCTTGAGCCGGAGCAGGCAGTTCGCGAGGCCAAGAGATGCATTCAATGCAAGAATCGTCCATGCGTCGGAGGCTGCCCGGTGGAGATCCAGATACCGGATTTTGTCTCCCTCATCGCGGAAGGCAAGTTCGCTGAGGCGGAGGCAAAAATCAAAGAGAAGAACAGCCTCCCTGCCATATGTGGGCGCGTTTGCCCGCAGGAATCCCAATGTGAGAGCCTTTGCACCCTCGGAAAGAAGTTCAAGCCTGTGTCGATAGGGGCTCTGGAGCGGTTCGTCGCGGACTGGTCCCGTGAGCACAGGACGGACGAGCCTGACTGCGGTCACGATGCCGATGGGCCGGCCGCGACATCTGAGCTTCCGGCCGCGACATCTGAGCCTGCGGTCGCGACATCTGAGCTTCCGGCCGCGACATCTGAGCCTGCGGCCGCGGCGGTATCACCGGATGGCTTCGACCCTAGCAAGTGCAGGGTTGCTGTGGTGGGATCCGGTCCGGCGGGGCTCACGTGCGCCGCTGATCTCGCCATGATGGGCTACCGCGTCGATTTGTTCGAATCGCTTCACGATACCGGAGGAGTCTTGCGCTACGGCATTCCCGAGTTCAGGCTCCCCAAGGCGATAGTGGACAAGGAAGTCGAGTACGTCCGCACACTGGGCGTAAGGATCTTCCCCAACGTAGTGGTGGGATTGACGCTCGATCTCAACGAGATGCTGGAGTCGGGGGAATACCAAGCAGCCTTCATCGGCGCTGGCGCCGGCCTGCCATTCTTCCTCGGCATTCCAGGAGAGAACCTCAATGGCGTATACTCGGCGAATGAATTCCTAACTCGGGTGAACTTGATGAAGGCCTACAGGTTCCCCGAGTATGATACCCCCATCAACCTGGGCAAGCGCGTGGCAGTGGTGGGCGCGGGCAATGTGGCCATGGATTCGGCCCGAACATCTCTCCGCCTTGGAGCGGAGGACGTGAAGATCGTGTACCGGCGCTCTCGCACCGAAATGCCGGCTCGGCTGGAAGAGATCGAGAACGCCGAGGAGGAAGGCGTGGAGCTGATGCTTCTCACCAACCCTACTCGGATCATCTCCGACGGCCGTGGCGCCGTGAGCGGTATGGAGTGTGCCAGGATGGAACTCGGAGAGGAGGACGCGAGTGGGCGAAGGCGTCCGGTGGTCGTCCCTGGGTCCGAGTTTGTCATCGATGTAGACACGGTCATCGTAGCTGTCGGGCAGGGCCCGAACCCGCTGCTCATCCGGACTATGAAAGGCCTAACCCTCGACCGGAGAGGCAACATCAGCGCCAGCGACGAACATGGAGCGACCAGTATTCCCGGAGTATGGGCCGCGGGCGACATTGTGAGCGGCGCGGCCACAGTCATTTCCGCCATGGGTGGTGGAAAGCGTTCAGCTAGGGGCATCGATGCCTGGCTTAGGTCCAGGCACTAG
- a CDS encoding sulfide/dihydroorotate dehydrogenase-like FAD/NAD-binding protein — protein sequence MFRIVDASVLAPGVHRFEVEAPLVAKRARAGNFVIVRTNATGERVPLTIAGNDPDKGTITLVVQEVGKSTQEMGTFGVGDSFLDVVGPLGTATHIARVGAVVAIAGGIGVAPMLPEIRAHKAIGNHVISIVGARTKDLLILTEEVEKASDEVIYATDDGSFGYHGFVSGALEALIQSGREINEAIAIGPVRMMQAAVNVTRKYNIHTLVSLNAIMVDGTGMCGCCRVTVGGEVKFSCVDGPEFDGHKVDFDELVARQSFFCAKEKIAKDHYEATRGECKCHGR from the coding sequence ATGTTCAGAATTGTTGATGCAAGCGTCCTTGCTCCTGGGGTGCATCGCTTCGAAGTGGAGGCTCCTCTTGTTGCTAAGCGGGCGCGTGCGGGCAACTTCGTGATCGTGCGTACGAACGCCACTGGAGAGAGGGTCCCGCTTACTATTGCCGGGAATGATCCCGACAAGGGCACGATCACCCTGGTTGTCCAGGAGGTCGGAAAGAGCACGCAGGAGATGGGCACGTTTGGCGTTGGCGATTCCTTCCTCGATGTCGTGGGTCCCCTCGGAACGGCCACCCACATCGCGAGGGTGGGCGCCGTAGTAGCGATCGCGGGAGGCATAGGGGTGGCGCCGATGCTCCCTGAGATCCGGGCGCACAAAGCCATCGGAAATCACGTCATCTCCATAGTTGGGGCTCGCACGAAGGATCTGCTGATCCTCACCGAGGAAGTGGAGAAGGCGAGCGACGAGGTGATATACGCCACTGACGATGGAAGCTTCGGCTACCACGGGTTCGTGAGTGGCGCTCTAGAGGCCCTGATACAGTCAGGGCGGGAGATAAACGAGGCGATCGCCATAGGGCCAGTGCGGATGATGCAGGCCGCAGTGAATGTCACCCGGAAGTACAACATACACACCTTGGTGAGCTTGAATGCGATCATGGTGGATGGCACTGGAATGTGCGGATGCTGCAGGGTCACAGTGGGCGGAGAGGTCAAGTTCTCCTGTGTCGACGGTCCGGAATTCGATGGACACAAGGTGGATTTCGACGAGCTCGTGGCGCGCCAAAGCTTCTTCTGCGCCAAGGAGAAGATCGCTAAGGACCACTACGAGGCGACTAGGGGTGAGTGCAAGTGCCACGGGAGATAG
- a CDS encoding exonuclease domain-containing protein, producing the protein MSTACFLDVETTGLSPRTEEIVELAMVLFKYDPATGAILRTMSSYTGLREPHVPITPGAARVHGLTLETLRGKDLDFTYVADLLGQSQLLIAHNASFDRPFVTRLFPQAVHIPWACSCKDIPWRVYGQPSARLESLTRSFGIRSSQLHRALADVDDAVALLATIGPHGRPFMFDLVQAARRDGRL; encoded by the coding sequence GTGTCTACTGCATGTTTCCTTGACGTTGAGACTACCGGTCTATCACCCAGGACTGAGGAGATTGTGGAGCTCGCGATGGTGCTGTTCAAGTATGATCCGGCAACAGGCGCCATCCTCAGGACAATGAGCTCATACACTGGTCTTCGCGAGCCGCACGTTCCCATCACGCCCGGCGCTGCCCGCGTGCACGGGCTCACCCTCGAAACCCTTCGCGGCAAGGACCTGGATTTCACCTACGTCGCCGACCTGCTCGGCCAGAGCCAGCTTCTGATAGCGCACAACGCTTCGTTTGATCGCCCCTTCGTAACCAGGCTGTTCCCGCAGGCAGTCCACATCCCCTGGGCCTGTTCCTGCAAAGACATACCCTGGCGCGTCTACGGCCAGCCCTCGGCCCGGCTCGAAAGCCTTACCCGCTCATTTGGGATTCGCTCGTCCCAGCTGCACAGGGCTCTTGCCGATGTAGACGACGCCGTCGCACTCCTGGCCACGATTGGCCCCCACGGGAGGCCTTTCATGTTCGACCTTGTTCAGGCAGCAAGGAGAGACGGTCGTCTATGA
- a CDS encoding virulence RhuM family protein yields the protein MNQGTQALPQPTEILLYQTEDGQTRLEVFFVGETCWLSLNQLAELFQRDKSVISRHIKNLFDERELVRESVVAESATTAADNKTYHVDYYNLDVIISVGYRVKSHRGTQFRIWATERLREYIVKGFVMDDDRLKRAGGGNYFDELLARIRDIRSSEKVFWRKVLDIYATSIDYDSSTEMSQRLFATVQNKMHWAAHGQTAAEVVYRRADATKENMGLTSWSGDMLSKSEAAIAKNFLTSEELDILNRIVASYLEFAELQALGRKPMYMSDWIAKLDGFLRLSGRELLAHAGSVSHEQALAKAQLEYEKHRAWRINQPSPVEEHFEQAIKRLPQSVTSGDRVLER from the coding sequence GTGAATCAGGGCACACAAGCACTGCCCCAACCGACTGAGATTCTGCTTTACCAGACGGAGGACGGTCAGACTCGGCTGGAGGTGTTCTTCGTCGGAGAAACCTGCTGGCTCTCGCTCAACCAACTGGCTGAGCTGTTTCAGCGCGACAAGTCGGTCATATCGAGGCACATCAAGAATCTGTTCGATGAGCGAGAACTAGTACGGGAGTCAGTTGTTGCAGAATCTGCAACAACTGCAGCCGACAACAAGACCTATCACGTCGACTATTACAACCTCGACGTGATCATCTCCGTAGGTTATCGAGTGAAGTCGCACCGCGGCACTCAGTTTCGCATATGGGCCACTGAACGCCTGCGTGAGTATATCGTCAAAGGTTTCGTCATGGATGACGACCGCCTGAAGCGAGCTGGCGGCGGCAACTACTTCGATGAACTGCTGGCGCGTATACGCGACATTCGGTCGTCTGAGAAGGTGTTTTGGCGTAAGGTGCTGGATATCTACGCTACCAGCATCGATTACGATTCCAGCACTGAAATGTCCCAGCGGCTTTTCGCCACGGTGCAGAACAAGATGCACTGGGCTGCCCACGGGCAGACGGCAGCGGAGGTTGTGTACCGTCGCGCTGACGCAACCAAAGAGAATATGGGGCTCACCAGCTGGAGTGGCGACATGCTCAGCAAGAGCGAAGCCGCTATTGCGAAAAACTTTCTCACATCAGAGGAACTCGACATCCTCAACCGCATTGTTGCGTCCTACCTGGAGTTCGCTGAGCTTCAGGCATTGGGGCGAAAGCCGATGTATATGAGCGATTGGATAGCCAAGCTCGACGGTTTCCTGAGGCTAAGCGGGCGAGAGCTGCTGGCCCATGCAGGATCAGTCTCACACGAGCAGGCGCTCGCAAAGGCCCAGCTTGAATATGAGAAACACCGCGCGTGGCGCATCAACCAGCCCTCGCCGGTGGAAGAGCACTTCGAGCAGGCCATCAAGCGACTGCCCCAATCAGTGACATCCGGCGACCGAGTACTAGAGCGATAA
- a CDS encoding restriction endonuclease subunit S: MKRLGEGTTFAEISKAALSRVELSFPTAMAEQTRIAEILSTVDQAIEQTEALIAKQQSIKIGLIEDLLTRGIDEQGNLRSEETHRFKDSPLGRIPVEWEVNSLGSILRQTGAVLRTGPFGSQLHAQEYVTEGVPVVMPQNIVDGKVQLEMIARVTEAKAQSMAQYRLHDNDIVFSRRGDLSRATAIGVHGRGWLCGTGCFMLRVPARLVESRWLAAMYRFGLVQRQVAARAVGSTMPSLNSTVMGSLLLPLPEYEEQQEIANRASAVELAVESEFAHYRKLRSLKTGLMQDLLTGRVRVTPLLNDTEVMGE, translated from the coding sequence GTGAAGAGGCTTGGCGAAGGAACCACGTTTGCCGAGATCTCGAAGGCGGCTCTGTCGCGTGTTGAGCTCTCATTCCCCACCGCCATGGCTGAGCAGACTAGGATCGCCGAAATCCTCTCCACAGTGGACCAGGCAATCGAGCAGACCGAGGCCTTAATCGCCAAACAGCAGAGCATCAAGATCGGCCTGATTGAGGACCTCCTTACCCGTGGCATCGATGAGCAAGGTAATCTTCGCTCCGAAGAGACCCACCGGTTCAAGGACTCGCCCTTGGGGAGGATTCCGGTGGAGTGGGAAGTCAACAGCTTGGGAAGTATCCTTCGCCAGACTGGCGCTGTCCTACGCACGGGGCCGTTCGGCAGCCAGTTGCACGCACAGGAGTACGTGACTGAAGGGGTTCCCGTAGTCATGCCGCAGAACATTGTAGACGGAAAAGTGCAGCTCGAGATGATTGCGCGGGTAACAGAAGCGAAGGCACAATCAATGGCTCAGTACCGACTTCATGACAATGACATCGTGTTTTCCAGGCGTGGCGATTTGTCGCGGGCGACCGCTATAGGCGTGCATGGACGTGGCTGGCTCTGCGGAACTGGCTGCTTCATGCTAAGGGTTCCGGCAAGGCTGGTTGAATCCAGATGGCTTGCAGCTATGTACCGTTTTGGACTGGTGCAGCGGCAAGTTGCTGCCCGTGCAGTTGGTTCAACGATGCCCAGCCTGAACAGCACCGTGATGGGGAGCCTTCTGTTGCCTTTACCCGAGTACGAAGAACAGCAGGAGATCGCGAATCGAGCTAGTGCAGTTGAGTTAGCAGTAGAGAGCGAGTTTGCCCATTACCGCAAGCTTCGCTCCCTGAAGACCGGGCTCATGCAAGACCTGCTCACAGGCAGGGTTCGTGTCACCCCCTTGCTGAACGATACGGAGGTGATGGGTGAGTGA
- a CDS encoding radical SAM protein: MDTITRKTMLYKTGVEYGDYTMNHVSGCSHGCLYPCYAFLMAKRFGKAATYEEWCKPKLVSNTLEILEREIPKLKTKIESVQLCFTTDPFMYGYDEVGAMSMAAIKKLNAAGIRCTVLTKGLLPIELAEQSDKNEYGITLISLDEDFRRRIEPGAASYAERIGALKVLSDRGCKTWVSIEPYPTPNLIQQDLMAVLNAVSFTNRIIFGRTNYSKEISAFTKHRAFYNEQAEIVVQFCKDRGIAYHIKNGTLT; the protein is encoded by the coding sequence ATGGACACCATAACGCGGAAGACTATGCTCTACAAAACAGGCGTGGAATATGGGGATTACACTATGAACCACGTGTCAGGGTGTTCCCACGGATGTTTATACCCTTGTTATGCTTTTCTGATGGCTAAGAGATTCGGAAAAGCAGCAACGTATGAGGAATGGTGCAAGCCTAAACTTGTCAGCAACACCCTTGAAATCCTCGAACGTGAAATCCCGAAGTTGAAAACGAAGATCGAATCCGTCCAACTGTGCTTCACTACCGACCCTTTTATGTATGGATATGACGAGGTCGGAGCGATGAGCATGGCAGCGATCAAGAAATTGAATGCGGCGGGTATTCGCTGTACCGTTCTCACAAAAGGTCTACTGCCTATCGAGTTAGCGGAGCAGTCTGACAAAAATGAATATGGCATTACCCTTATTTCGCTTGATGAAGATTTCCGCAGGCGTATTGAGCCTGGTGCGGCGTCATATGCAGAAAGAATCGGCGCCCTGAAAGTCCTTAGCGACCGTGGCTGTAAAACGTGGGTGAGCATTGAGCCGTACCCTACTCCTAACCTCATACAGCAAGACCTGATGGCGGTTCTGAACGCCGTTTCGTTTACGAATCGGATTATATTCGGGAGAACAAATTACAGCAAGGAAATTTCTGCATTCACAAAACACCGAGCTTTCTACAATGAGCAAGCCGAAATAGTAGTTCAGTTCTGCAAAGATCGCGGTATTGCTTACCACATTAAGAACGGCACGTTGACGTAA
- the tcmP gene encoding three-Cys-motif partner protein TcmP has translation MPKDNSRFFEKKKIWSEVKDELFGCYLVPYFNKILSIGNPVLYVDCFAGKGMFDDGKPGSPLTALQSLDSSLAVCRGRIPAVDMKFIELNHYQDLEGNIPSQHRSRCEVIGGKFEDNIKPLLQKAMSSNRSLNVFLYVDPYGVKVLNATLLDSLAVAFSTAELLINLNSFGFIREACRVKKVVFREREDEIFSDLEEYDSSVLDSFQELNDIAGGDYWQAIVDAYSTGKIDCYAAEKEFSLRYKERLRRNYTYVLDMPISLKPGQHPKYRMVHATNHPDGCTLMADNIAKRTDRLVIEIQSDGQLSLIPQTAENVMVSDDMLMDRVKALLENTTGFTRLNKFLADFYNEYGVLCDLSRLSSGRNGSVLKSLEKIGYIDVQRTPAVTDNGKPTKFWQEGKGNTLLLRKRSQRLWTP, from the coding sequence ATGCCCAAAGACAATAGTCGCTTCTTCGAGAAAAAGAAGATTTGGTCAGAAGTCAAGGATGAGCTTTTCGGTTGCTACCTGGTTCCGTATTTCAATAAGATTCTGTCTATAGGCAATCCCGTTCTTTATGTGGACTGCTTCGCGGGTAAAGGTATGTTCGACGACGGCAAGCCCGGCTCTCCGCTCACGGCTCTCCAGAGTCTGGACAGCAGCCTCGCGGTTTGCCGTGGTCGGATACCGGCTGTTGATATGAAGTTTATAGAGCTCAACCATTACCAAGACCTCGAAGGAAACATCCCAAGCCAGCACCGAAGCCGATGTGAGGTTATTGGCGGCAAGTTTGAGGACAACATAAAACCCCTGCTTCAAAAGGCGATGTCCTCAAACCGATCACTTAATGTGTTCCTCTACGTCGATCCTTACGGCGTAAAGGTTCTTAATGCCACGCTGTTGGATTCATTGGCGGTAGCATTCAGCACTGCTGAGTTGCTGATAAACCTAAACTCTTTCGGCTTCATTCGCGAGGCTTGCAGGGTCAAGAAGGTTGTGTTCCGTGAGCGGGAAGACGAGATATTCAGTGATCTTGAGGAATATGACAGTTCCGTGCTTGATTCGTTTCAGGAACTGAATGACATCGCGGGCGGCGACTATTGGCAGGCAATTGTTGATGCTTACAGCACGGGGAAAATAGACTGTTATGCTGCCGAAAAGGAATTCTCGCTACGATACAAGGAGCGTCTGCGGCGGAACTATACATATGTTTTGGATATGCCGATCAGCTTGAAACCCGGCCAGCACCCGAAGTATCGGATGGTTCACGCGACGAATCACCCTGATGGCTGCACCCTGATGGCGGACAATATTGCCAAGCGTACTGACCGGCTGGTTATTGAGATTCAGAGCGACGGGCAGCTCAGCCTTATACCTCAAACAGCAGAAAACGTGATGGTCAGCGATGATATGCTTATGGATAGAGTCAAGGCCCTTCTCGAAAACACTACAGGTTTTACTCGGCTGAACAAGTTCTTAGCGGACTTTTACAACGAGTACGGAGTCCTTTGCGACTTATCTCGCTTGAGCAGCGGTCGGAATGGCTCTGTCCTAAAGTCGCTTGAAAAAATCGGATACATAGATGTTCAGCGGACGCCTGCGGTTACCGATAACGGCAAGCCAACTAAATTTTGGCAGGAGGGCAAGGGAAATACCCTCTTACTGCGGAAAAGGAGTCAACGATTATGGACACCATAA
- a CDS encoding DEAD/DEAH box helicase family protein yields the protein MPSERKLDLIKDLNVSMSLRKPQQEALSVFAEILDLLKWEKVPWVAQAERNPQKEEERVYSPEQITEIDRQHPIALAAQLDCVREKFLTVTSFEREFPSICFALATGVGKTRLMAAIMAYLHRVKKVNNFFVVAPNRTIYEKLKRDFSQQYPEKYVFSGLYDFVAQPYLIDGDNFNSFNPSQLRMTSSEISNINIHIFNIAKLTHGRGVEAEMARVMRLHEVLGQSYFNFLRSLPDLCVMMDESHHYHAEQGFGVINDLNPMIGVEFTATPQIQTGRGKVDFKNVVYEYSLAHALKDKMYVKEPVVWTRRDFDSSQYTDDQLDREKLIDGIKLHIDTKAKLDVYARNYGKPFVKPFVLVVAKDIAHSKQIRDLLTSAEFYDGYYADKVLEINSKQGKVESDENTELLLSLESPDNRIEIVIHVDKLKEGWDVKNLYTIVPLRASASETLTEQTIGRGLRLPYGERTGVDEVDHLSIVSHDKFKAIVDLANDPNSLVRKIYYIDPSLIPDVGSAETEPVEIKPTYEVQVSSESFTHEISSIFSNDLPEETRTGVASFVAEKAALYVVDMSRRVSSFTDVRTDTQTREIITKQIVREVQTHFPEVEINKEEIRKAAESAIEYCVEALTGTIIPIPELVINPQSVSVYRFDDFDLNTRNMNLRPADDTIIGRELSEGGRLIEFEGDDIELLRKPADSPENEVAKYIIVKDNIDYTKCGKLIFSLIAQAKKHFLSYLNAEDTEKVMRQQARTIADFIYAQMNEHFHESDVAYSATEIRPFSRIEGSFGSKIKADDIYAYTVTVRAGEVRQKVFKGFTKACHTLYKFDSLPELEFARVLEQDGDVLKWLRPAPRQFNIYWGKQRQNYEPDFIVETAERIYMCEVKAFNEIATPEVQEKGRAGSEYCRTVSEWNANNGGKPWEYAIVADRSIQANSSFRYLIDTRSPLEILLDEQ from the coding sequence ATGCCGAGTGAACGTAAACTTGATCTGATAAAAGACCTTAACGTAAGCATGTCACTGCGCAAACCGCAACAGGAAGCCCTCAGCGTATTCGCGGAAATCCTTGACCTGTTAAAATGGGAAAAAGTACCCTGGGTGGCGCAGGCGGAGCGCAACCCGCAGAAGGAAGAAGAACGCGTATACTCACCGGAGCAGATAACTGAGATCGATAGGCAGCACCCCATAGCGTTGGCGGCGCAGCTTGACTGCGTCCGCGAGAAGTTCCTCACCGTGACCAGCTTCGAGCGGGAGTTCCCATCTATCTGCTTTGCTCTTGCCACAGGCGTGGGTAAAACCCGTCTGATGGCAGCGATTATGGCATACCTTCATCGTGTAAAAAAGGTGAACAACTTTTTTGTCGTTGCGCCGAACCGAACGATTTATGAAAAACTTAAGAGAGATTTTAGCCAGCAATACCCTGAGAAGTATGTCTTTTCGGGGCTGTATGATTTTGTTGCGCAGCCGTATTTAATCGACGGTGACAACTTTAATAGTTTCAACCCCTCGCAGCTTCGAATGACATCATCTGAAATCTCAAATATCAACATCCATATATTCAACATCGCCAAGCTTACCCACGGGCGAGGCGTAGAAGCAGAAATGGCACGGGTTATGCGCTTGCATGAGGTTTTGGGGCAATCATATTTCAATTTCCTGCGTTCCTTGCCTGACCTGTGCGTAATGATGGATGAGAGTCACCACTATCATGCCGAGCAGGGCTTCGGGGTTATCAATGACCTCAACCCAATGATAGGCGTCGAGTTCACGGCGACGCCGCAGATACAGACCGGTAGGGGCAAGGTGGACTTTAAAAATGTGGTCTATGAGTATTCCCTTGCCCATGCTCTTAAAGATAAGATGTACGTCAAAGAACCCGTCGTATGGACGCGGCGCGACTTTGACTCGAGCCAATATACCGACGACCAGCTTGACCGAGAGAAGTTGATAGACGGCATCAAACTGCACATCGACACCAAGGCCAAACTGGATGTATACGCCCGCAACTACGGCAAGCCTTTTGTGAAACCGTTTGTGCTGGTCGTGGCTAAGGACATCGCACATTCGAAGCAGATACGCGATCTTTTGACCTCAGCCGAGTTTTATGACGGCTACTACGCAGATAAGGTTCTGGAAATCAACTCAAAGCAAGGCAAGGTGGAAAGTGACGAAAACACCGAACTCCTTCTTAGCCTTGAAAGCCCGGATAATAGGATCGAAATCGTGATCCACGTTGACAAGCTGAAAGAAGGATGGGATGTCAAGAACCTCTATACCATTGTGCCGCTCCGCGCATCCGCGTCAGAAACGCTCACGGAGCAGACCATCGGGAGAGGTCTCCGCTTGCCCTACGGCGAGCGCACTGGTGTGGATGAGGTTGACCACCTTTCCATCGTTAGCCACGATAAGTTTAAAGCTATCGTAGACCTTGCAAACGACCCGAACTCCCTCGTGCGGAAGATCTACTACATCGACCCGTCCCTTATTCCCGATGTGGGTAGTGCGGAAACGGAGCCCGTGGAGATTAAGCCGACTTACGAGGTGCAGGTGTCGTCTGAGAGCTTCACCCACGAGATTTCCAGCATATTCAGCAACGATCTGCCTGAAGAGACTCGAACCGGCGTGGCTTCGTTTGTTGCGGAAAAGGCGGCTCTATACGTCGTGGATATGTCCCGCAGGGTTTCCTCTTTCACGGATGTGCGAACCGACACGCAGACAAGAGAAATCATCACCAAGCAGATTGTCCGGGAGGTGCAGACCCACTTCCCCGAAGTAGAGATAAACAAAGAGGAAATCCGCAAAGCGGCCGAAAGCGCGATTGAATATTGTGTGGAGGCTCTGACAGGGACGATCATTCCGATTCCCGAACTGGTCATCAACCCGCAGAGCGTTTCCGTGTACCGCTTTGACGACTTCGACCTCAATACCCGCAATATGAATCTGCGCCCGGCCGACGATACCATTATCGGGCGGGAACTCTCCGAAGGCGGGAGGCTGATTGAGTTTGAGGGCGATGACATCGAGTTACTCAGGAAGCCCGCCGATAGCCCTGAGAATGAAGTGGCGAAGTATATCATCGTCAAGGACAATATCGACTATACCAAATGTGGCAAGCTGATCTTCTCTCTTATCGCTCAGGCTAAAAAGCACTTTTTATCGTACTTGAATGCCGAAGACACCGAAAAAGTGATGCGGCAGCAGGCGCGAACGATTGCCGATTTCATTTACGCCCAAATGAATGAGCATTTCCACGAGAGCGATGTGGCGTACTCAGCGACAGAAATACGGCCTTTCTCTCGTATTGAAGGGAGCTTTGGCAGCAAGATCAAAGCCGACGACATCTACGCCTATACCGTCACCGTTCGTGCGGGCGAGGTTCGGCAAAAGGTGTTCAAAGGCTTCACCAAGGCTTGTCATACCCTCTACAAGTTTGACAGCCTGCCCGAACTTGAATTTGCTCGCGTGTTGGAACAGGATGGCGACGTACTGAAATGGCTGCGCCCGGCACCCAGGCAGTTCAATATCTACTGGGGAAAGCAACGCCAGAACTATGAGCCGGACTTCATCGTGGAGACCGCCGAACGTATTTATATGTGCGAGGTTAAGGCGTTCAATGAGATCGCTACGCCCGAAGTCCAGGAAAAAGGACGCGCTGGATCTGAATATTGCCGCACGGTCAGCGAATGGAACGCCAACAACGGCGGTAAACCATGGGAATATGCGATTGTCGCCGATAGAAGCATTCAAGCGAATTCCAGCTTCCGATACCTCATTGACACACGCTCGCCGCTTGAAATCTTACTTGACGAGCAATGA